In Drosophila simulans strain w501 chromosome 3R, Prin_Dsim_3.1, whole genome shotgun sequence, a single window of DNA contains:
- the LOC6730343 gene encoding uncharacterized protein LOC6730343 produces the protein MHLRSMTKKRGVSMMALLGLMLLLVDSSVAARKLPKRPAVKPLKTFPRNNATPIPPTGAGSGVAPPNGSELPKPLSVEPAEAIAASPPGSLGDSSGASAAAPVPPVISPAAASAAAAAVAETKADDLDPTPMATPSGSSSVDEDCEPDMIGFELITGYVLSAPSKQLETLPGTLMLTDCLEACQANESCSAVNYETGLCVMFRSTADQLPGSLSRSQYPVFTVYAQKSCFGVRPCSKAWCIDRVQGYRLPERAKASQSVATRRDCIELCLGETEFTCRSANYYAHSGLCELSDMDRITLSDEANIAAYDGADYLENNCAEEPSKLCEFKRVAGRILKTVDSVHQNVQTLDECRDLCLTAPFRCHSYDYNETGELVCRLSHHSRATLTDLSEPYLSIEEAATYEQSACYNVSIDCRSGEMITKIRTSKLFDGKVYAKGAPKSCAVNVNNSLEFDLKMRYNDLECNVRQSAYGRYMNDIVIQHHDMIVTSSDLGLAVSCQYDLTNKTVVNNVDLGVTGEIESTLSEEIIVDSPNVIMKITARDGSDMKRIAEVGDPLALRFEIVDANSPYEIFVRELVAMDGTDSAEITLIDANGCPTDQYIMSAMQKLANNRKVLLSQFDAFKFPSSELVQFRALVTPCIPRCEPVICDNDENGELKSLLSYGRRKRSVLNGTDGVELAIKSERQKRDVSHQAAGDENILLVQSIQITDKFAFNGADAPGGSGSEAGGLDGLAKLQLDLGTKSDTCINGYGFIIAGALFLLLQLTVIAVWDNMQKRALHKR, from the exons ATGCATCTGCGGTCAATGACAAAGAAACGAGGAGTCAGCATGATGGCGCTGCTGGGCTTAATGCTGCTTTTAGTGGACAGCTCGGTGGCGGCACGCAAGTTGCCCAAGCGGCCGGCGGTGAAACCGTTGAAGACATTTCCGCGCAACAATGCCACACCGATTCCGCCAACGGGAGCGGGATCGGGAGTTGCGCCGCCGAACGGAAGCGAGCTACCAAAACCGTTGAGCGTTGAGCCAGCGGAAGCGATTGCCGCATCGCCACCTGGTTCTTTAGGTGATTCCTCTGGTGCTTCTGCCGCCGCCCCGGTGCCACCTGTCATCTCACCTGccgctgcatctgctgctgctgctgctgttgcggagACCAAGGCCGATGATCTGGACCCCACTCCCATGGCAACACCTTCGGGGAGCTCTTCGGTGGACGAGGACTGCGAGCCGGATATGATTGGCTTTGAGCTCATAACAGG GTACGTGCTATCGGCGCCATCGAAGCAATTGGAAACGCTGCCCGGCACCCTCATGCTGACCGACTGCCTGGAGGCCTGCCAGGCCAATGAATCTTGCAGCGCGGTTAATTACGAGACGGGCCTGTGTGTCATGTTCCGCAGCACCGCCGATCAGTTGCCAG GTTCACTTTCCCGCTCCCAGTATCCCGTGTTCACCGTTTACGCGCAGAAATCCTGCTTCGGAGTGCGTCCCTGCTCGAAGGCCTGGTGCATCGATCGCGTCCAGGGCTACCGACTCCCTGAGCGGGCCAAGGCCAGCCAGAGTGTGGCCACGCGGCGCGACTGCATCGAGCTGTGTCTGGGCGAAACGGAGTTCACCTGCCG ATCGGCCAACTACTATGCGCACTCTGGCCTGTGCGAGCTCTCGGACATGGATCGCATTACGCTGTCGGACGAGGCGAACATCGCGGCCTACGATGGCGCCGACTATCTGGAGAACAACTGCGCCGAGGAGCCCAGCAAGCTGTGCGAGTTCAAGCGCGTAGCGGGTCGCATTCTGAAGACGGTGGACTCGGTGCACCAGAATGTTCAGACGCTGGACGAGTGCCGCGACCTCTGCCTGACGGCCCCGTTCCGGTGTCATTCGTACGACTACAACGAAACCGGAGAGCTGGTGTGCCGCCTGTCCCACCACAGCCGGGCCACGCTGACGGATCTCTCTGAGCCCTACCTCTCCATCGAGGAGGCCGCCACTTACGAGCAGTCCGCCTGCTACAATGTCTCCATCGACTGCCGCTCCGGTGAGATGATAACCAAGATCAGGACCTCCAAGCTGTTCGATGGCAAGGTGTACGCCAAGGGAGCACCCAAATCTTGTGCTGTGAATGTAAACAACTCACTGGAGTTCGACCTCAAGATGCGGTACAACGACCTGGAATGCAATGTGCGTCAGAGCGCGTATGGCAGGTATATGAACGACATTGTGATCCAGCACCACGATATGATTGTCACCTCGTCCGATCTTGGCCTGGCCGTATCCTGCCAGTACGATTTGACCAACAAGACGGTGGTTAACAATGTGGATCTTGGTGTGACTGGGGAGATTGAGTCTACGCTCAGTGAGGAAATCATCGTCGATTCACCGAACGTCATCATGAAGATCACCGCACGTGATGGCAGCGACATGAAGAGGATCGCCGAGGTTGGGGATCCGCTGGCTCTGCGATTCGAGATCGTCGACGCCAACAGCCCGTACGAGATCTTTGTGAGGGAACTGGTGGCCATGGACGGGACGGACAGCGCCGAAATCACACTGATCGACGCCAACGGCTGTCCCACGGACCAGTACATAATGAGTGCCATGCAAAAGCTGGCCAACAATCGCAAGGTGCTGCTCTCACAGTTCGACGCCTTCAAGTTCCCCTCCTCGGAGCTGGTGCAGTTCCGCGCCCTGGTCACGCCCTGCATACCGCGCTGCGAACCGGTTATCTGCGACAACGATGAGAACGGCGAGCTCAAGTCGCTGCTGTCCTACGGTCGTCGCAAGCGATCGGTGCTCAACGGCACTGATGGCG TTGAGCTGGCCATTAAGTCGGAACGCCAAAAACGTGATGTGAGTCATCAGGCGGCCGGCGATGAGAACATTCTGCTGGTGCAATCGATACAAATCACCGATAAGTTCGCCTTCAATGGCGCCGATGCACCGGGAGGCAGCGGATCGGAGGCCGGTGGTCTGGATGGCCTGGCCAAATTGCAACTGGATCTGGGCACCAAATCGGACACTTGCATAAACGGCTATG GCTTCATAATTGCCGGGGCtctgttcctgctgctccagctgacGGTCATTGCAGTCTGGGACAATATGCAGAAGCGAGCGTTACACAAGCGGTAA